The window CGGATGACGGGCCCGCGTATTGTCGGCAAAACGCTTGCCCGGTTCATACATGATGATTCCCTGATATTCCCAGTTCACCGCGTCCTTCGAGCGATAGACGGCCAACCCTTTGTGCGGATCGGCGATGATCCAGAACCAGCCCTTCCAATAGAAGGCGAAAGCTCCCTCCTGATAAGTATGTCCCGTCACATCGACACGATTGATATCGCCTTTGGCCAAGCCGAGCAGTTCCCAATCGTATAGATTCTTGCTGTGGGCGTGATACAGTCCTCCGGTTTCTTCCGTGGGACGATCTCGATACCACATCTCGTAGCCATCGCCATTGCGGATAACCGTAGCGTCGATCGAGATCGGGGTGGTCACTACGGCACTTTGTCGTTTCCAGCCGGAGATCATGTCGGTGGCCGGAGCAGTATAATGTACGATGTTGCTCGGGCCGCCCCAGACAGGAGTCGAATCGAGTTTTACCGTTACATACATGTGTGCCGTGTCACCCTCGATGATAACACCGGGTGCCCAATAGGTAATTTCGCTGTCAGGCTCACCGCCCGCTCCGTCGAACGAGCAGTAGCCTGCATGTTTCCAATGGATCATATCTTTCGATACGGCCACCCCGACCGGCGTCCCGACGTATGACGATTGATCGAGAAAAGGTCTGCGTCCTGTGTAGAAGATCATATATTCCTTTGTCACGGGATTCCACACCACTTCGGGATCGGCCGGACCATGATAATTGTTGTCCATGTAGATCGGAGCCAGGACAGAGGGTTTACTCTTCGGATTGCCGGCTGACGCCGCAAATATTACAAAAAGCGAGCAGGCGAGCAGAATTGCGTTTTTTTTCATGTTCGTTATTTTAGGAATTTTCAGCGTGTCCGCGACAGACGTACCGCCGCGCAAATGCCGTTTCTGCAATTTCAGAATCGAGGTTTCTGCGATATTTCGAGCGACGGTGTGCCGTCATTGATCACCGGCCAGCCATTGATCCACTCCACACGGTCGAGCATCAGCTTGCGTCCCTGCGGATCGCGGACGTTGACGGCATGGTAAAGAATCCAGTCAGTACCCTCCCGGTCAGTAAGGAATTCGGCATTATGACCCGGGCCCTTGAAATGATCGTTACTCCGTAAGACGAGTTCGTGATGATTATCGAGCATTCGTCGGCCCTGTTTGTCGAGATAGGGCCCGAAAAGCGAGGTCGAACGCCCTACTACCAGCTTATAAGTGCTTTTGACTCCCTCGCAACAAGCGTCCACCGACGCGAACAAATAGTAGTAATCTCCTTTACGGTGGATATAGATCGCCTCATAGGCATTCCCCGCCACCTTGAGTTTCGTGGCATTGCGCTTAACCGAAAGCCCATCATGCGCGAGCTCCACACCGTAGAGGCCGTGAAAACTGCCCCAGAAAAGATATTTGCGCCCCTCGTCTTCGATGTAGAACTGGTCGATGGAATTCGTGACACCGATCTCATCGCTGATGAAAAGCGGCCCGAGATCCCTGAACGGCCCCGTGGGCGAGTCGGCTACGGCCATCCCGATGCCGTTCTTATGTATCTCTCCCCATTTCGAAAGCGAGTAGTAAAGAACCCAATGATTGCCAATGCGGTTAATGTCAGGCGCCCATATACTGCCTCCGCCATCAATAAAGCGGGGACGGCTTTCTTGTGTGAAAGCATTGCCGATGTGCTCCCAAGTGATGAGATCACGAGACCGCATGATCGGCACGAGACCGATGTCTTGGGTGGCATATAGGTAGAAAAATCCATCATTGCCCCGAATAACGCTCGGGTCGGGCAGGCTGACAGAACTTACGGGATTGGTGAATCCTGAGGTGTTCGGCGTACAGTGCAGCTGCGCTTGGATCACTCCGGTCAGCGAGAGAAACGCCATGAGCAAAAAATACTTGATATTCATATTGTCAATAGATTCAAACGATCGTTTCCGAGGGTATGGAATCCGCCGGCTACTTGCGGGTGGCCGGCGGATTTTTTCGGCAAGAATTCCCGGCTGGTTTACTCTTGCGGCAAATATTCCCAGAAGGTCAACTCGGTGAAAGTCAGGAATCGACCTTCAGCCGTGTTCCAGACATCATTTACCTTAAAGCGAATATAACGTACTTCAGGAACCCCTTTAGGGAAAAGGAACGTTTCTCCTTCGGCAACCCGAGTGCGGTCCTCTTCCGAGAGTTGCCCTACGGGCAATCCCGAAGGTTTCACCGACTGGCAATCCATCAGCTTGGTCCAACCTTCCCACGAGCCGTCCTGTGACGGAGCGTCATTGCGGCCCCAAACTTCCCATTGTTTCATATAGCCGTTCGAAAAAGCGCGGCTGTCTGCCGTGTTTCCGTTTAACCGGAACGCCTGGAGTACGGCCGACTTGCCCATATCGAAAGTGAACCATGCCGGTCCGTTCTCCCAGCCGCCCCAACTATGGGCGAAATCGTTGTCGTTAATTACGCCGTTGAACGCATGCGCGAGATTGCCTCCCCATGCGGTCAAAGCCAGGTCGTTGTCCAAAACAACCGGCACAAATCCCTCTTTGGGCACCATCGCAATACGTTCGTATTTGGGGAAGTAAAATATTTCGGACTTCACCATGAATAAGTCAACGGCAGTTTCGTTGGGCCGATAATAGGTTTCGATTACGTAGGCTCCTTCCGACTCCCAATCTTCGAGCGTAACACTCATGTCCG of the Alistipes senegalensis JC50 genome contains:
- a CDS encoding family 43 glycosylhydrolase, which encodes MNIKYFLLMAFLSLTGVIQAQLHCTPNTSGFTNPVSSVSLPDPSVIRGNDGFFYLYATQDIGLVPIMRSRDLITWEHIGNAFTQESRPRFIDGGGSIWAPDINRIGNHWVLYYSLSKWGEIHKNGIGMAVADSPTGPFRDLGPLFISDEIGVTNSIDQFYIEDEGRKYLFWGSFHGLYGVELAHDGLSVKRNATKLKVAGNAYEAIYIHRKGDYYYLFASVDACCEGVKSTYKLVVGRSTSLFGPYLDKQGRRMLDNHHELVLRSNDHFKGPGHNAEFLTDREGTDWILYHAVNVRDPQGRKLMLDRVEWINGWPVINDGTPSLEISQKPRF
- a CDS encoding glycosyl hydrolase family 43, with translation MKKNAILLACSLFVIFAASAGNPKSKPSVLAPIYMDNNYHGPADPEVVWNPVTKEYMIFYTGRRPFLDQSSYVGTPVGVAVSKDMIHWKHAGYCSFDGAGGEPDSEITYWAPGVIIEGDTAHMYVTVKLDSTPVWGGPSNIVHYTAPATDMISGWKRQSAVVTTPISIDATVIRNGDGYEMWYRDRPTEETGGLYHAHSKNLYDWELLGLAKGDINRVDVTGHTYQEGAFAFYWKGWFWIIADPHKGLAVYRSKDAVNWEYQGIIMYEPGKRFADNTRARHPSVLIKDNRAFIVYHVQPFLGYNPGTHEAGDEIYQKISFLQMAELNCENGKLTCNRDKTIYP
- a CDS encoding DUF4998 domain-containing protein — its product is MKKIIKLAAAVSVVLCGACTDMFHTVQGYLDEGEYLYASKIDSLKALSGDERALITGLLMYGYDTKKCVIRWQPGDGEVVIPIERQEPVEKFEYSITGLTDGYYTFEVTTFDDENTPSLVQTLDVRVYGDVYRNTLRARSVDKAEQDDENVVVSLTGVLQDSYKSVIVYRDKAGVEQRRDIAVTDMSVTLEDWESEGAYVIETYYRPNETAVDLFMVKSEIFYFPKYERIAMVPKEGFVPVVLDNDLALTAWGGNLAHAFNGVINDNDFAHSWGGWENGPAWFTFDMGKSAVLQAFRLNGNTADSRAFSNGYMKQWEVWGRNDAPSQDGSWEGWTKLMDCQSVKPSGLPVGQLSEEDRTRVAEGETFLFPKGVPEVRYIRFKVNDVWNTAEGRFLTFTELTFWEYLPQE